In a genomic window of Streptomyces koelreuteriae:
- a CDS encoding APC family permease encodes MTTAPPPAPAAGTPGGEPGSEFRKDMGPWANFALGFTYLSPVVSTYTLFGIAIVDGGPPMIWAFVLAGCGQFLVALIFGEIVAQYPIAGGVYPWARRLWGKRWAWMTGWVYMWALLVTITSVAYGAGPYIAILFGFDATVHTTVLCTAVLIVVAILINYCGTKWLSAAAIIGFAGELIGALVVGIYLLATHRHHNIGIIFDTYGTEGDGSYLPAFLAAAIIGLYQYYGFEACGDTAEEVAHPGRVIPRAMRRTIYIGGAAATFTCMSLLLSVTDFNAIISGEQADPVVTVLYDAMGETGARLVMAVVLISFLSCTISLQAAAGRLIYSYARDEMIVGHKLLRRFVHSRAVPSWALFVSAAVPLLIAFASLLSEDALTNIVSFAILGIYGSFQMVVLAALRARLKGWRPAGEFTLGRWGLTVNIAALVYGILAIINICWARSPEKSWWENWIVLICGGVVVGSGLIYMFTTHHYGRGDALAGDAVPEKQL; translated from the coding sequence GTGACCACCGCACCGCCTCCCGCACCGGCCGCGGGCACCCCGGGAGGGGAGCCCGGCTCGGAGTTCCGCAAGGACATGGGCCCCTGGGCCAACTTCGCCCTCGGCTTCACCTACCTCTCCCCGGTGGTGAGCACCTACACCCTCTTCGGCATCGCGATCGTCGACGGCGGACCGCCGATGATCTGGGCGTTCGTGCTGGCCGGCTGCGGCCAGTTCCTCGTCGCGCTGATCTTCGGCGAGATCGTCGCCCAGTACCCGATCGCGGGCGGCGTCTACCCCTGGGCCCGGCGGCTGTGGGGCAAGCGCTGGGCGTGGATGACCGGCTGGGTGTACATGTGGGCGCTGCTGGTGACCATCACCTCCGTCGCGTACGGCGCAGGCCCCTACATCGCCATCCTCTTCGGCTTCGACGCCACCGTGCACACCACCGTGCTGTGCACCGCCGTGCTCATCGTCGTCGCCATCCTCATCAACTACTGCGGCACCAAGTGGCTCTCGGCGGCGGCCATCATCGGTTTCGCCGGTGAGCTCATCGGCGCCCTCGTCGTCGGCATCTACCTGCTGGCCACCCACCGTCACCACAACATCGGCATCATCTTCGACACCTACGGCACCGAGGGCGACGGCTCCTATCTGCCGGCGTTCCTGGCGGCCGCCATCATCGGCCTCTACCAGTACTACGGCTTCGAGGCGTGCGGCGACACCGCCGAGGAGGTCGCCCACCCGGGCCGGGTCATCCCCCGGGCGATGCGGCGCACCATCTACATCGGCGGCGCGGCGGCCACGTTCACCTGTATGTCGCTGCTGCTGTCGGTCACCGACTTCAACGCGATCATCTCGGGCGAGCAGGCCGACCCGGTGGTGACCGTGCTGTACGACGCGATGGGCGAGACCGGGGCGCGGCTGGTGATGGCCGTGGTGCTGATCTCCTTCCTGTCCTGCACGATCAGCCTCCAGGCGGCGGCCGGGCGGCTCATCTACTCCTACGCCCGGGACGAGATGATCGTCGGGCACAAGCTGCTGCGGCGGTTCGTCCACTCCCGTGCGGTGCCGAGCTGGGCGCTGTTCGTGTCCGCGGCGGTGCCCCTGCTCATCGCCTTCGCCTCACTGCTGTCCGAGGACGCCCTCACCAACATCGTCTCGTTCGCGATCCTCGGCATCTACGGTTCGTTCCAGATGGTGGTCCTGGCCGCGCTGCGCGCCCGCCTCAAGGGCTGGCGTCCGGCGGGGGAGTTCACCCTGGGCCGCTGGGGCCTGACCGTGAACATCGCGGCGCTGGTCTACGGCATCCTCGCCATCATCAACATCTGCTGGGCCCGCTCCCCGGAGAAGTCGTGGTGGGAGAACTGGATCGTCCTGATCTGCGGCGGTGTGGTGGTGGGGTCGGGCCTGATCTACATGTTCACGACGCACCACTACGGCCGGGGCGACGCCCTGGCGGGCGACGCGGTACCGGAGAAGCAGCTCTAG
- a CDS encoding GMC family oxidoreductase, with amino-acid sequence MAPTTAHGAESAYDYVIVGGGTAGCVLAARLSEDPDCRVCVIEGGPSDVGDERILRLRNWINLLDSEYDYGYTTVEQPRGNSHILHSRARVLGGCSSHNTLISFLPLPQDLDDWVARGCRGWDPATILPYRDRLRTNIVPVAEADRNPIAKDFVTAATRALGVPVVDDFNAEPFADGTGFFSLAYEPEGNLRSSASVAYLHPIMDRPNLTLLLETWAHRLLTDDAGRLTRVAVRGADGEPATVRAERELLLCAGAVDTPRLLMLSGIGPADDLRKLGIEVRADLPGVGENLLDHPESVIVWETDGPLPPNSAMDSDAGLFLRRDKSGPRPDLMFHFYQVPFTVNTERLGYPVPQHGVCMTPNVPRARSTGRMWLRSADPAEHPALDFRYFTDSEGHDERTIVDGLKIAREVAATAPLSDWLVREVAPGPDVVSDADLSEYGRRVAHTVYHPAGTCRMGAPDDPLAVCDPELRLRGFEGVRIVDASIFPTMPTINPMVTVLLTAERAADLISGRTPAAERRAGQ; translated from the coding sequence ATGGCCCCCACCACCGCGCACGGCGCCGAGTCCGCCTACGACTACGTCATCGTCGGCGGCGGCACCGCCGGCTGCGTGCTCGCCGCCCGGCTGAGCGAGGACCCCGACTGCCGCGTCTGCGTCATCGAGGGCGGCCCCAGCGATGTCGGCGACGAGCGCATCCTGCGCCTGCGCAACTGGATCAACCTGCTCGACTCGGAGTACGACTACGGGTACACCACGGTCGAACAGCCGCGCGGCAACTCCCACATCCTGCACTCCCGGGCCCGCGTGCTCGGCGGCTGTTCCTCCCACAACACGCTGATCAGCTTCCTGCCGCTGCCGCAGGACCTCGACGACTGGGTGGCCCGGGGCTGCCGCGGCTGGGACCCGGCGACGATCCTCCCCTACCGGGACCGGCTGCGGACGAACATCGTCCCGGTGGCCGAGGCCGACCGCAATCCCATCGCCAAGGACTTCGTCACCGCGGCCACCCGCGCCCTCGGCGTCCCCGTGGTCGACGACTTCAACGCCGAACCCTTCGCCGACGGCACCGGCTTCTTCTCGCTGGCCTACGAGCCGGAGGGCAATCTGCGCTCCTCCGCCTCCGTGGCCTACCTGCACCCGATCATGGACCGGCCCAACCTCACGCTCCTGCTGGAGACCTGGGCGCACCGGCTGCTCACCGACGACGCGGGACGGCTGACCCGGGTCGCCGTGCGCGGCGCAGACGGGGAGCCCGCCACCGTACGCGCCGAACGCGAACTCCTGCTGTGCGCCGGTGCCGTCGACACCCCCCGCCTGCTGATGCTCTCCGGCATCGGCCCCGCCGACGACCTGCGCAAGCTGGGTATCGAGGTACGGGCCGATCTGCCCGGCGTCGGCGAGAACCTGCTCGACCACCCCGAGTCCGTGATCGTCTGGGAGACCGACGGCCCGCTGCCGCCCAACTCCGCGATGGACTCCGACGCCGGACTGTTCCTGCGCCGCGACAAGAGCGGGCCGCGCCCCGACCTGATGTTCCACTTCTACCAGGTGCCGTTCACCGTCAACACCGAACGCCTGGGCTACCCCGTGCCGCAGCACGGCGTCTGCATGACGCCGAACGTGCCGCGCGCCCGGTCCACCGGCCGCATGTGGCTGCGCAGCGCCGACCCCGCCGAGCACCCCGCCCTGGACTTCCGGTACTTCACCGACTCGGAGGGGCACGACGAGCGCACCATCGTGGACGGTCTGAAGATCGCCCGCGAGGTCGCCGCCACCGCCCCGCTGAGCGACTGGCTGGTCCGCGAGGTCGCGCCCGGCCCGGACGTCGTCTCCGACGCCGACCTGTCGGAGTATGGCCGCCGCGTGGCGCACACCGTCTACCACCCCGCCGGCACCTGCCGCATGGGCGCCCCGGACGATCCGCTGGCCGTCTGCGATCCGGAGCTGAGACTGCGCGGCTTCGAGGGCGTACGGATCGTCGACGCGTCGATCTTCCCGACGATGCCCACGATCAACCCCATGGTGACCGTCCTGCTCACCGCCGAACGCGCCGCCGACCTGATCAGCGGCCGCACCCCGGCCGCGGAACGGAGGGCCGGACAGTGA
- a CDS encoding aldehyde dehydrogenase family protein, whose amino-acid sequence MGELYIDGEWTQATAGGRREVVNPYDASVVTSVDEADASDVDRAVRAARRAFAEEDWANAPSRQRADLLLRVHDLLLRDQEEIARTETLDTGKTLAEARIDVEDVANAFRYFAELAGKDGGRIVDVGPDVLSRVVYQPIGVCALIAPWNYPLLQASWKVAPALAAGNTFVLKPSEVTPLTTIHMVRLIEEAGAPPGVANLVLGSGATVGAALTSHPDVDLVSFTGGLNTGRSIMASAAEGPRNIALELGGKNPNIVFADADFDAAVDYALDAAFLHSGQVCSAGSRLLVEDSLHDRFVEAYAERARAIRLGSGLEEGTESGPLSSAEHRDKVEGYIAIGREEGARLVTGGTRPDDPALSRGFFLLPTIFADCDRSMRIVQEEVFGPVVTVERFRTEDEAVELANDTRYGLAGGVWTSDASRAQRVAQRLRHGTVWINDFHPYVPQAEWGGFGRSGVGRELGPTGLREYQEAKHIYQNLAPAPSGWFKG is encoded by the coding sequence GTGGGTGAGCTGTACATCGACGGCGAGTGGACACAGGCCACGGCCGGTGGGCGGCGGGAGGTGGTCAACCCCTACGACGCCTCGGTCGTCACCAGCGTCGACGAGGCCGACGCCTCCGACGTGGACCGCGCCGTACGCGCCGCCCGGCGTGCCTTCGCCGAGGAGGACTGGGCGAACGCCCCCTCCCGCCAGCGCGCCGACCTGCTGCTGCGCGTCCACGACCTGCTGCTGCGCGACCAGGAGGAGATCGCCCGCACCGAGACCCTCGACACCGGCAAGACGCTGGCCGAGGCCCGCATCGACGTGGAGGACGTGGCCAACGCCTTCCGCTACTTCGCCGAACTCGCGGGCAAGGACGGCGGCCGGATCGTGGACGTCGGCCCCGACGTGCTGAGCCGCGTCGTCTACCAGCCGATCGGCGTGTGCGCGCTCATCGCCCCCTGGAACTACCCGCTGCTCCAGGCCTCCTGGAAGGTGGCCCCGGCGCTCGCCGCCGGCAACACCTTCGTCCTCAAGCCCAGCGAGGTCACACCGCTCACCACGATCCACATGGTGCGGCTCATCGAGGAGGCCGGCGCCCCGCCCGGCGTCGCCAACCTGGTGCTGGGCTCCGGGGCGACCGTCGGCGCGGCCCTCACCAGCCACCCCGACGTCGACCTGGTGTCCTTCACCGGCGGCCTCAACACCGGACGGTCCATCATGGCCAGCGCCGCCGAGGGGCCGCGGAACATCGCCCTGGAACTGGGCGGCAAGAACCCCAACATCGTCTTCGCGGACGCCGACTTCGACGCCGCCGTGGACTACGCGCTCGACGCCGCGTTCCTGCACTCCGGGCAGGTCTGCTCGGCCGGTTCGCGCCTGCTCGTCGAGGACTCCCTGCACGACCGGTTCGTCGAGGCCTACGCCGAGCGCGCACGGGCGATCCGGCTCGGCAGCGGCCTGGAGGAGGGCACCGAGAGCGGCCCGCTCAGCTCCGCCGAGCACCGCGACAAGGTCGAGGGCTACATCGCCATCGGCCGGGAGGAGGGCGCCCGGCTCGTCACCGGCGGCACCCGCCCCGACGACCCCGCCCTGAGCCGCGGCTTCTTCCTGCTGCCGACGATCTTCGCCGACTGCGACCGGTCCATGCGCATCGTCCAGGAGGAGGTCTTCGGCCCGGTCGTCACCGTCGAGCGCTTCCGCACCGAGGACGAGGCCGTGGAACTCGCCAACGACACCCGCTACGGCCTGGCCGGCGGCGTATGGACCTCCGACGCGAGCCGCGCCCAGCGCGTCGCGCAGCGGCTGCGGCACGGCACGGTCTGGATCAACGACTTCCACCCCTATGTGCCGCAGGCCGAATGGGGCGGCTTCGGCCGCTCGGGCGTCGGCCGCGAGCTGGGCCCCACCGGGCTGCGCGAGTACCAGGAGGCCAAGCACATCTACCAGAACCTCGCCCCCGCACCCTCCGGCTGGTTCAAGGGCTGA
- a CDS encoding DUF4142 domain-containing protein, which produces MRPRPPVKGRGIVSGTGLIVMCLAATLAALVFSLWPYDGRPETAPGALSAQTLRTSYGPLSALDQEFLVKIRRAGLWEPAAGRQAGTKGTTPAVRAAGRSLVEGHRFLDERVRGAAAQLSFTLPDAADDQQKQWLATLDEARGEEYDRRFATALRLAQGQVFPVVAQVRASTRNSLVRDLADDATTTVLGHIKTLEATGDVDFDAVARDMATGGTPSTPAPTSVPSRTLPPPAFRPPPER; this is translated from the coding sequence ATGCGACCCCGACCCCCCGTCAAGGGCCGAGGCATCGTCAGCGGCACCGGACTCATCGTCATGTGCCTCGCGGCGACGCTCGCCGCGCTGGTCTTCTCGCTCTGGCCGTACGACGGCCGGCCGGAGACGGCGCCGGGCGCGCTGAGCGCGCAGACGCTGCGGACGAGCTACGGCCCGCTGTCCGCCCTCGACCAGGAGTTCCTCGTCAAGATCCGGCGGGCCGGGCTGTGGGAGCCGGCCGCGGGGCGGCAGGCGGGGACGAAGGGGACCACCCCGGCCGTGCGGGCGGCCGGCCGGAGTCTTGTCGAGGGGCACCGGTTCCTGGACGAGCGGGTCCGCGGCGCCGCCGCCCAGCTGAGCTTCACCCTGCCGGACGCGGCGGACGACCAGCAGAAGCAGTGGCTGGCCACGCTGGACGAGGCGCGGGGCGAGGAGTACGACCGGCGGTTCGCCACCGCCCTGCGGCTGGCCCAGGGCCAGGTGTTCCCGGTCGTCGCCCAGGTCCGCGCGAGCACCCGCAACTCCCTGGTGCGCGACCTCGCCGACGACGCCACCACGACCGTCCTCGGCCACATCAAGACCCTGGAGGCGACGGGCGACGTCGACTTCGACGCCGTGGCCCGTGACATGGCCACCGGCGGCACGCCGTCGACCCCGGCCCCGACCTCGGTCCCGTCCCGGACGCTCCCGCCGCCCGCCTTCCGCCCACCCCCGGAACGGTGA